A genomic segment from Amphiprion ocellaris isolate individual 3 ecotype Okinawa chromosome 17, ASM2253959v1, whole genome shotgun sequence encodes:
- the nefma gene encoding neurofilament, medium polypeptide a: MSYPVDTIGSPFRRVMDTRTTSYGYSRSSGTPSSGFRSQSWSRASPGSTMTTSYKRSVNMPVSRAYGSTVLSSADSVDYSQTSILNGDYKRSNEKEQLQGLNDRFAVYIDKVHYLEQQNNQIEAEIQALRQKQVSRTQLDDLYDQELQELRSMLEQIHHDKAQIQLDTDHIEEDIQRLRDRFDEEARIREETEAIIRVLKKDTSDSELVKSELEKKVQSLQDEIAFIRNNHEEEVSDLIAQIQASQVTVERKDLQKADITEALREIRCELEGHSNQNLQQVENWFMCRYAKLTEAAEQNKDAIKSARDEIADYRRQLQSKTVELESVRGTRDSLERQLNDIEDRHNSDLASLQETIHQLDNELKSTKWEMARHLREYQDLLNVKMALDIEIAAYRKLLEGEETHFSTFPYRQAVTSTKISKPKSEASKLKVQHKFVEEIIEETRVEDDKDGLDEDLAEIAQELSATPGEGGEEEEEAEEEEGEEEAGEGEEAEGEGEEGEGEEGGEEEEAVAATKAKVSSSAPAKEEEEEEDEKGDEGEEGEGEGGEEGEKEEEGEGEGEGEDEGDKGGDAEGGDEEGEEGGEEEEVEETVLCSKAPESKASPDKEKAGDKEGSGGEEEAAAEEEGGDQEEDAGSDKASKSGDEKEEKEDADKGKKEDEKKAKDEKVDDKSEKAVAQSEAPKTEAAKPEASKEEAAKTEAAKSESPKSESPKPGSPKSESPKPESPKSESPKPASPKSESPKPASPKSETPKEGSPKAASPKPSSPKAESPKTEPPKAAEEKSEKKSDMTEGKKVEKKDVAMNGDIDKSSPEEKGKKDEGKDADVIANGVDESPVKEDGSQKVVITKTVETITTGEDGSKHVTKSVTVTETVKEVEEVLQEKLVSTKKMEKQSTQSIKQVTEGE, from the exons ATGAGCTACCCGGTGGACACGATAGGGAGTCCCTTCAGGAGAGTTATGGATACTAGAACGACCAGCTACGGCTACAGCCGCTCCAGCGGCACCCCCTCCAGCGGCTTTCGCTCCCAGTCCTGGTCCCGGGCAAGTCCCGGTTCCACCATGACCACGTCCTACAAGAGGAGCGTGAACATGCCGGTGTCCCGAGCATACGGCTCTACGGTGCTCAGCTCCGCCGACAGCGTTGATTATAGTCAAACCTCCATCCTGAACGGAGACTACAAGCGATCTAACGAGaaagagcaacttcaagggctCAATGACCGGTTTGCTGTTTACATTGACAAGGTGCACTacctggagcagcagaacaaccAGATCGAGGCGGAGATCCAGGCACTGCGGCAGAAACAGGTGTCACGCACCCAGCTGGACGACCTCTACGaccaggagctgcaggagctgcGCTCCATGCTGGAGCAGATCCACCACGACAAGGCGCAAATTCAGCTCGACACCGACCACATCGAGGAGGACATCCAGCGGCTCAGGGACCGCTTTGACGAAGAGGCTCGCATCCGAGAGGAGACGGAGGCCATAATCCGAGTCCTGAAGAAAGACACGAGCGACTCGGAGTTGGTGAAGTCTGAGTTGGAGAAGAAAGTTCAGTCGCTGCAGGATGAGATCGCCTTCATCCGCAACAACCACGAAGAAGAGGTGAGCGACCTCATCGCCCAGATCCAGGCGTCTCAGGTGACGGTGGAGAGGAAAGACCTCCAGAAGGCGGACATCACCGAGGCTCTGCGGGAGATCCGCTGCGAGCTGGAGGGCCACTCcaaccagaacctgcagcaggtGGAGAACTGGTTCATGTGCCGCTACGCCAAGCTCACCGAGGCTGCAGAACAGAACAAGGACGCCATAAAGTCCGCCCGTGATGAGATCGCCGACTACCGCCGCCAGCTGCAGTCCAAGACGGTGGAGCTGGAGTCCGTCCGCGGGACAAGAGACTCGCTGGAGCGGCAGCTGAATGACATCGAGGACCGCCACAACAGCGACCTGGCCAGTCTGCAG GAGACGATTCACCAACTGGATAATGAGCTCAAGAGCACCAAATGGGAGATGGCTCGTCACCTGCGCGAGTACCAGGACCTGCTCAACGTCAAGATGGCCTTGGACATCGAGATCGCTGCATACAG GAAACTCCTCGAAGGTGAGGAGACCCACTTTAGTACTTTCCCTTATCGCCAGGCCGTCACTTCCACCAAAATCTCCAAGCCTAAATCAGAGGCCTCCAAGCTTAAGGTGCAGCACAAGTTTGTGGAGGAGATCATTGAGGAGACGAGGGTGGAGGATGACAAGGACGGATTAGACGAGGACCTGGCGGAGATCGCGCAGGAGCTGTCTGCCACCccgggagagggaggagaggaggaagaggaagcagaggaggaagagggggaggaagaggcgggagagggagaggaggcagAGGGTGAGGGGGAAGAGGGAGAAGGTGAGGAgggtggagaggaggaggaagctgtAGCCGCCACCAAAGCCAAAGTTAGCTCAAGCGCACCTGctaaggaggaggaagaggaggaggatgaaaaaGGTGATGAGGGCGAGGAGGGTGAGGGAGAAGGTGGcgaggagggagagaaggaggaggaaggtgagggagaaggagagggcGAGGATGAGGGAGATAAAGGAGGTGACGCAGAGGGAGGtgatgaagaaggagaggaaggaggagaggaggaggaggtagaggagACGGTGCTGTGCTCCAAAGCTCCGGAGTCTAAAGCCTCTCCTGACAAAGAGAAGGCCGGAGACAAGGAGGGCAgcggaggagaggaggaagctgCTGCCGAAGAGGAGGGCGGTGATCAGGAGGAGGACGCAGGCAGTGACAAAGCATCCAAAAGCGGAgatgagaaagaggagaaagaagatgcAGACAAAGGCAAAAAGGAAGATGAGAAGAAGGCAAAAGATGAGAAAGTGGATGACAAATCAGAGAAAGCTGTAGCTCAGTCAGAAGCTCCGAAAACAGAAGCTGCAAAGCCCGAGGCTAGTAAAGAAGAGGCTGCCAAAACAGAGGCGGCTAAATCTGAGTCTCCAAAGTCTGAATCCCCAAAGCCGGGTTCCCCCAAGTCAGAATCACCTAAACCTGAGTCCCCGAAATCGGAATCCCCAAAACCTGCTTCTCCTAAATCCGAATCCCCCAAACCTGCTTCTCCTAAGTCTGAAACCCCCAAGGAAGGTTCACCAAAGGCTGCATCCCCTAAACCCAGCTCCCCAAAAGCTGAATCCCCAAAGACCGAGCCTCCTAAGGCTGCTGAagaaaaatcagagaaaaagagTGACATGACAGAAGGGAAGAAGGTAGAAAAGAAGGACGTGGCCATGAATGGCGACATTGACAAGAGCAGCCCAGAAGAGAAAGGGAAGAAAGACGAGGGGAAAGACGCTGATGTGATCGCTAACGGCGTCGACGAGAGTCCAGTCAAGGAAGACGGCAGCCAGAAGGTGGTGATAACCAAGACAGTGGAGACGATCACCACCGGAGAGGATGGGTCCAAGCATGTCACCAAGTCCGTCACTGTGACAGAAACGgtgaaggaggtggaggaggtgctgCAAGAGAAGCTGGTCTCCACCAAGAAGATGGAGAAGCAGTCCACCCAGTCCATCAAGCAGGTGACGGAGGGCGAATGA
- the nefla gene encoding neurofilament light polypeptide: MSSIGYDPYYSTSSYRRWYVEAPPRVVTRGRTHSAYSSHATPMSSSRLQYSSPGRVLFSSSSPASSLELELSQAAQISSEFRAVRTQERSQLQDLNDRFAGFIERVRELEQQNRALEAELLLLRQKHTEPSRLRALYEQEARSLRAAVDEARAEQQAILGQRERLEQTLSALQGRYEEEVLGREEAEGRLMEARREADQAALAKAELEKSVETLLEELAFLKRIHESEVAELQAQVHLGVQVAVESEAATPDLSGALRDIRSQYERLAARNMQAAEEWFRGKVGSLTETVAQHSDAVRSSKDEAGEYRRQLQARLLEIDACRGLNESLEKQLHEMEEKQSTEIAAMQDTIGELENELRGTKQEMARYLKEYQDLLNVKMALDIEIAAYRKLLEGEESRFSVGMAGGVSSLYGHSLSAPSYTRPVLSSFSSGTSYLMTSRLLSSSVSTTEGIIPASHAQQAEASPPREEEEEEEEAEKEVEEEEEAEKEEEGGEEAAEEEKKEEEEEGKEEEEEGGEDEGEKEDEEEAKEAEEETKEGEEGGDEEEQKEEVAEAAEDGEKDDKGEGEESEAKEEESEAKEEESEAKEEAQEEDKTEGADDKDEATKEEEKDEKEEPKKSDEKEDKADAKKEDKAAEEKDVKAAPKKEDKADAKKEKEEEKAAKPDPAGEKSTKGKK; this comes from the exons ATGAGTAGCATCGGATATGACCCCTACTACTCCACCTCGTCGTACAGACGCTGGTATGTTGAGGCTCCCCCCCGGGTGGTGACCAGAGGGAGGACCCACTCTGCCTACTCTTCCCATGCAACCCCGATGTCCTCCTCCCGGCTGCAGTACTCCTCTCCTGGCCGGGTGCTGTTCTCCTCTTCATCACCAGCCTCTTCCCTGGAGCTGGAACTCAGCCAAGCGGCCCAGATCAGCTCTGAGTTTCGAGCCGTACGCACACAAGAGCGCAGCCAGCTGCAGGATCTCAACGATCGCTTTGCCGGCTTCATCGAGAGAGTGCGTgagttggagcagcagaatCGTGCTTTGGAGGCAGAACTCCTGCTCCTGAGGCAAAAGCACACCGAGCCGTCCCGTCTGAGAGCACTGTATGAGCAGGAGGCCCGGTCCCTGAGAGCAGCTGTGGATGAAGCCAGGGCAGAACAGCAGGCTATCCTGGGCCAGAGGGAGCGGCTGGAGCAGACCCTGAGTGCCCTGCAGGGTCGATATGAAGAGGAAGTGCTGGGTCGTGAAGAAGCTGAGGGCAGGCTGATGGAGGCTCGTCGTGAGGCCGACCAGGCTGCCTTAGCAAAGGCTGAGCTGGAGAAAAGTGTGGAAActctgctggaggagctggccTTCCTCAAGAGGATTCATGAAAGCGAAGTGGCTGAACTTCAGGCCCAGGTCCATCTGGGCGTCCAGGTGGCCGTGGAATCCGAGGCCGCCACTCCAGACCTCTCTGGAGCCCTCAGGGATATCCGGTCCCAGTATGAGAGGCTGGCAGCGAGGAACATGCAGGCGGCTGAGGAGTGGTTCAGAGGGAAGGTGGGCTCCTTAACTGAAACTGTGGCCCAGCACAGCGACGCCGTGAGAAGCTCCAAGGACGAAGCAGGAGAGTATAGACGCCAGCTACAAGCACGCCTACTGGAGATCGATGCCTGCAGAGGCCTCAATGAATCCCTGGAGAAACAGCTGCATGAGATGGAGGAGAAGCAGAGCACTGAAATTGCTGCTATGCAG GACACCATTGGAGAGTTGGAGAATGAGCTGAGGGGCACTAAACAGGAAATGGCACGCTACCTGAAAGAGTATCAGGACCTTCTGAATGTCAAGATGGCTCTGGACATCGAGATCGCCGCATATAG GAAGCTCTTAGAAGGGGAGGAGTCTCGCTTCAGCGTGGGGATGGCTGGAGGCGTCTCCTCTCTGTACGGCCACAGTCTGTCGGCTCCCTCCTACACCCGACCCGTCCTCTCCAGCTTCAGCTCCGGCACCTCCTACCTAATGACGTCTCGCCTGCTCAGCTCCAGCGTCAGCACCACCGAGGGAATCATCCCTGCTAGCCACGCCCAGCAAGCAGAAGCCAGTCCACccagggaagaggaggaggaggaggaagaggcggagaaggaggtagaggaggaggaagaggcagagaaggaagaagagggagGTGAAGAGGCggcagaagaggagaaaaaggaggaggaagaggaaggaaaggaggaggaggaagagggaggagaggatgagggagagaaggaagatgaagaggaagcaaaggaagcagaggaggagacaaaggagggagaagagg GTGGTGATGAGGAGGAACAAAAGGAAGAGGTAGCAGAGGCTGCCGAAGATGGAGAGAAAGACGACAAAGGTGAAGGTGAAGAGAGTGAAGCCAAAGAAGAAGAGAGCGAAGCCAAAGAAGAGGAGAGTGAAGCCAAAGAAGAAGCACAAGAGGAGGACAAAACAGAAGGAGCAGATGACAAAGACGAGGCAacgaaagaagaagaaaaagacgaGAAGGAAGAGCCTAAAAAGAGCGACGAGAAAGAAGACAAAGCTGATGCCAAGAAAGAAGACAAAGCAGCCGAAGAGAAAGATGTCAAAGCCGCTCCGAAAAAAGAGGACAAAGCCGACgcaaaaaaggagaaagaggaagaaaaggcaGCCAAACCTGACCCTGCAGGAGAAAAGAGCACAAAGGGTAAAAAGTAA
- the pgam2 gene encoding phosphoglycerate mutase 2 — translation MTAVHRLVIVRHGESAWNQENRFCGWFDADLSEKGVEEAKRGAQAIKDAGLKFDVCYTSVLKRAVKTLWTIMEGTDQMWLPVIRTWRLNERHYGGLTGLNKAETAAKHGEEQVKVWRRSFDIPPPPMEKDHPYHKIISESRRYKNLKAGELPTCESLKDTIARALPFWNEVIAPEIKAGKNVIIAAHGNSLRGIVKHLEGMSDAAIMELNLPTGIPIVYELDADLKPVKPMSFLGDEETVKKAMEAVAAQGKVKK, via the exons ATGACTGCCGTCCACCGTCTGGTTATCGTCCGCCACGGCGAGAGCGCCTGGAACCAGGAGAACCGCTTCTGTGGCTGGTTCGATGCCGACCTCAGTGAGAAGGGCGTGGAGGAGGCCAAGCGTGGAGCCCAGGCCATCAAGGATGCAGGCCTGAAGTTTGACGTGTGCTACACATCTGTGCTGAAACGTGCCGTCAAGACCCTGTGGACCATCATGGAGGGCACAGACCAGATGTGGCTGCCTGTGATTCGTACCTGGCGTCTGAATGAGCGCCACTACGGAGGCCTCACTGGACTCAACAAGGCGGAGACGGCTGCAAAGCACGGCGAGGAGCAGGTGAAGGTCTGGCGTCGTTCCTTCGACATCCCACCTCCACCCATGGAGAAGGACCACCCTTACCACAAAATTATCAGTGAG TCTCGGCGCTACAAGAACCTGAAGGCCGGTGAGCTGCCCACATGTGAGTCACTGAAGGACACCATCGCCCGTGCCCTGCCTTTCTGGAACGAAGTCATCGCTCCTGAAATCAAAGCTGGGAAGAACGTTATCATCGCCGCCCACGGCAACAGCCTCCGTGGCATCGTCAAGCACTTAGAGG GTATGTCTGATGCAGCCATCATGGAGCTGAACCTTCCCACAGGAATCCCCATCGTGTACGAGCTGGACGCAGACCTGAAGCCCGTTAAGCCCATGTCATTCCTCGGCGATGAGGAGACCGTGAAGAAGGCCATGGAGGCTGTGGCCGCCCAGGGCAAAGTGAAGAAGTAA